In Acidobacteriota bacterium, a single window of DNA contains:
- a CDS encoding prephenate dehydrogenase/arogenate dehydrogenase family protein: protein MIKQVTIVGTGLIGGSLGLCLRHKGIRVIGSDKQRVLARAEQMGAIDAGIENPARACVGSDVVILSANVGGIIDSIENLGPMLPRSVLLTDVGSTKVEIVKRARSVFGASVNSRFLGGHPMSGKEHSGIENADRALFSGSTWIFTVDGENLNDLAHEYITLIASLNTQTIYLSPEQHDRLVAWTSHLPQMLSTAFAATLHDEAELEEKAHVTRTQMQEVGGRALREMTRIAASPYSMWRDIALTNAGNIEDAIFKLEQRLTHIRENLRTPELRAEFERAARFKKTD from the coding sequence ATGATTAAGCAAGTCACAATCGTCGGCACTGGACTTATCGGCGGCTCGTTGGGTCTGTGTCTGCGCCACAAGGGCATTCGCGTGATCGGTTCCGACAAGCAGCGAGTGCTCGCCAGGGCGGAGCAGATGGGTGCCATTGATGCCGGCATTGAAAATCCCGCGCGTGCATGCGTGGGCAGCGATGTTGTCATTCTCTCGGCGAACGTAGGCGGTATCATCGATTCGATTGAGAACCTCGGGCCAATGTTGCCACGCAGCGTTCTGCTTACAGATGTCGGCAGCACGAAGGTCGAAATTGTCAAGCGCGCGAGATCTGTATTCGGAGCCAGCGTGAACTCGCGTTTTCTCGGTGGACATCCCATGTCGGGCAAGGAGCATTCCGGAATCGAGAACGCCGATCGCGCCCTGTTTTCCGGTTCCACATGGATATTTACTGTTGATGGGGAAAACCTCAACGATTTAGCTCACGAGTACATCACTCTGATCGCCTCGCTGAACACGCAGACCATTTATCTCTCTCCGGAACAGCACGATCGTCTGGTCGCATGGACCAGTCATCTGCCGCAAATGCTCTCAACAGCATTCGCTGCCACACTTCATGATGAAGCAGAACTAGAAGAAAAAGCCCACGTGACACGAACCCAAATGCAGGAGGTCGGGGGAAGAGCACTGCGCGAGATGACTCGCATCGCCGCGAGTCCCTATTCCATGTGGCGTGATATCGCGCTGACCAATGCGGGAAACATCGAAGATGCAATCTTCAAGCTGGAGCAGCGATTAACCCATATCCGTGAGAATCTACGCACGCCCGAGCTGCGTGCTGAGTTCGAGCGTGCTGCGCGATTTAAAAAGACGGATTAA
- a CDS encoding DUF72 domain-containing protein, whose product MLASLQQHSRLLSQDMANIRIGTSGWHYKHWVGKFYPSKFPASKMLAYYYEHFDTVEINNSFYMLPKIETLAGWRVATPKSFEFAIKASRFLTHNKKLKEPENALNNFLPRAEALGEKLGPILFQLPPRWRINLERLAEFLDALPKYHRYTFEFREPSWLVPQVYELLRRHNAAFCIYELAGFHSPIEITADWSYVRLHGPGGKYQGSYSDKVLRAWADRIVDWSKELKSVYVYFDNDQAGYAASNGLTLKKFIAENLVKRNAA is encoded by the coding sequence ATGCTGGCATCGCTCCAGCAGCATTCGCGCCTCTTATCACAAGATATGGCCAACATCCGCATTGGGACCTCCGGATGGCATTACAAGCACTGGGTAGGAAAATTCTATCCCTCGAAGTTTCCAGCGTCGAAGATGCTGGCCTACTACTACGAGCATTTCGACACCGTCGAGATCAACAACAGCTTCTATATGCTGCCCAAGATCGAAACGCTCGCTGGGTGGCGTGTGGCTACGCCGAAGAGCTTTGAATTTGCTATTAAAGCCAGCCGGTTTCTTACGCACAACAAAAAGCTCAAGGAGCCGGAGAACGCTTTGAATAATTTTCTTCCGCGTGCTGAGGCACTCGGCGAAAAACTCGGGCCGATTCTCTTCCAGTTACCTCCCAGATGGAGAATCAATTTGGAACGATTGGCGGAGTTCCTTGATGCGCTGCCGAAATATCACCGGTACACATTCGAGTTTCGTGAGCCGAGTTGGCTTGTGCCTCAGGTTTACGAGCTGCTGCGCAGGCACAACGCTGCATTCTGCATCTACGAACTGGCCGGCTTTCACTCTCCCATCGAGATCACTGCTGACTGGAGTTACGTCCGCCTTCATGGCCCAGGAGGCAAGTATCAGGGAAGCTACAGCGACAAGGTCCTGCGCGCCTGGGCCGACCGCATCGTCGATTGGAGCAAAGAGCTCAAGAGTGTCTACGTTTATTTCGACAACGATCAGGCAGGCTACGCGGCGTCCAATGGGCTAACGTTGAAAAAGTTTATTGCAGAAAACCTCGTGAAACGCAACGCGGCTTAA
- a CDS encoding RidA family protein has protein sequence MTKNERHYINLLNRRGNLPFSDAVISGDTIYLAGRIGFKPGTTQVPDDPAEEARLMLDGVRSVLTESGAGMNDLVYVQIFCSDVSLFDTFNLVYRQYFSGDLPARAFLGSGQLLFGARFEIIGIAVRRSN, from the coding sequence ATGACCAAGAACGAGAGACACTACATCAATCTGCTGAACCGGCGAGGGAACTTGCCCTTCAGCGACGCTGTAATTAGCGGCGACACTATCTACCTCGCAGGACGCATCGGATTTAAGCCGGGGACGACGCAAGTTCCGGATGATCCCGCCGAAGAGGCGCGGCTCATGCTCGATGGCGTGCGTTCCGTGCTTACGGAATCGGGTGCTGGAATGAATGACCTGGTTTACGTCCAGATCTTTTGCTCAGACGTTTCTCTCTTCGACACCTTCAACCTGGTTTATCGGCAATACTTTTCCGGAGATCTGCCGGCACGCGCCTTCCTCGGTTCAGGGCAGCTGTTGTTCGGTGCGAGGTTCGAAATCATAGGCATCGCAGTGAGACGATCGAACTAA
- a CDS encoding peptidase S10 produces MRKLVLVPAVLISLLAFGQQSNPPRQRVERTPPPNTPTTQTPTEQPPQTQEPRTARTPQAEQAPATTPSAPARTEPSEGEGPQIRPMHFDMTEVPPVQTHHSIRVGGRELRYTATAGRLPIKDAEGKVEAEMFFVAYTLDGSDPSTRSLTFSFNGGPGSASIWLHMGAMGPRKVVLQPQGWMPPAPYRLEDNPNTPLDRTDIVMVDAIGTGWSRPADTAAARKFWNMRGDIEAFGEFIRLYLSRNERWSSPLYLFGESYGTTRSAGIAGYLANRGISFNGIVLLSTVLSFETLEFAKTNDVPFPLILPSFTWIAGYHKKLPSDLQGDVAKAAQEARDWALGEYWAALNKGDALTPQEHANIVDKLARYTGLSKQIIEWANLRIDVRTFTHYLLSDQKLHVGRLDGRYTGPDPDGFMDTPFYDPTSSQTGPPFTSVFNDYVRRELNYKTDMPYWTSAQQSGNFRWSWSGVEGFGGGYPDTASALRQAIVKNPYLRVLVMEGHYDLATPYAAAEYTMDHLDLTPQYHKNISYTQYESGHMVYLDSQSHAKMKQDFVNFIDATMQKSR; encoded by the coding sequence ATGCGAAAGCTGGTTCTGGTCCCAGCAGTCTTGATTTCCCTTCTCGCCTTTGGACAACAATCAAATCCGCCACGCCAACGCGTGGAGCGAACGCCGCCACCGAACACGCCCACAACGCAAACACCTACTGAGCAGCCTCCACAAACGCAGGAGCCACGCACGGCGCGCACTCCGCAAGCTGAGCAGGCTCCGGCGACTACGCCCTCAGCCCCCGCGCGTACCGAACCCTCAGAGGGCGAAGGACCGCAGATTCGTCCCATGCACTTCGACATGACCGAAGTTCCGCCGGTGCAGACTCATCACAGCATTCGCGTCGGCGGACGTGAACTCCGATACACAGCAACCGCGGGCAGACTGCCGATCAAAGATGCCGAGGGCAAGGTTGAGGCGGAAATGTTTTTCGTGGCGTACACGCTTGATGGAAGCGACCCAAGCACGCGGTCATTGACGTTCTCATTCAATGGCGGACCCGGCTCCGCTTCGATATGGCTGCATATGGGAGCGATGGGACCGCGCAAAGTGGTCCTACAACCGCAAGGATGGATGCCGCCAGCGCCCTACCGCCTCGAAGACAATCCGAACACTCCACTCGACAGGACCGATATCGTGATGGTCGACGCCATTGGCACCGGTTGGAGTCGTCCGGCGGATACCGCGGCAGCGCGCAAGTTCTGGAACATGCGCGGCGATATCGAAGCCTTTGGCGAGTTTATTCGTCTCTATCTGAGTCGCAACGAGCGCTGGTCGTCCCCGCTTTACTTATTCGGTGAAAGCTACGGCACAACGCGTTCTGCCGGAATTGCAGGCTATCTGGCGAATCGCGGCATCTCCTTCAACGGAATCGTCCTGCTCTCCACAGTGTTGAGTTTCGAGACACTGGAATTCGCGAAGACCAATGACGTTCCGTTTCCGCTCATTCTTCCCAGCTTCACTTGGATCGCCGGGTATCACAAGAAGCTGCCGTCTGATTTGCAGGGCGACGTTGCCAAAGCAGCGCAGGAGGCGCGCGACTGGGCGCTCGGCGAATATTGGGCCGCTCTGAACAAAGGCGACGCGCTCACTCCGCAGGAGCATGCCAACATCGTGGACAAACTTGCGCGCTACACCGGTCTGAGCAAGCAAATCATTGAGTGGGCGAATCTCCGAATCGACGTGCGCACCTTTACGCACTACTTACTGTCAGATCAGAAATTGCACGTTGGACGTCTCGATGGGCGCTACACCGGTCCGGATCCCGACGGATTCATGGATACGCCCTTCTATGATCCGACGAGTTCCCAAACTGGTCCTCCTTTCACCTCGGTCTTCAACGACTATGTACGCCGCGAGTTGAATTACAAAACCGACATGCCTTATTGGACATCGGCGCAGCAATCAGGAAACTTTCGCTGGAGTTGGAGTGGAGTGGAAGGCTTTGGCGGGGGGTATCCCGACACAGCTTCTGCTCTCCGTCAGGCGATTGTGAAGAATCCATATCTTCGCGTGCTGGTGATGGAGGGCCATTATGACTTGGCGACTCCTTACGCCGCGGCGGAATACACGATGGATCACCTTGACCTTACGCCGCAGTACCACAAGAATATCTCGTACACGCAATACGAGTCGGGACATATGGTGTACCTGGACTCGCAGTCGCACGCGAAGATGAAGCAGGACTTTGTGAATTTCATTGATGCGACTATGCAGAAGAGTCGGTGA
- the aroF gene encoding 3-deoxy-7-phosphoheptulonate synthase, whose product MIIAMQPGATEQQIDKVIERLVTRGFEVHRSTGEQQTVLGAVGAKVDFDIREIELLEAVQQVHRISAPYKLVGRTFRPDGTIVKFANGVSIGGSEVVVMAGPCSVESREQLLSAAEQVAKAGAKFLRGGAFKPRSSPYSFQGMGVEGLKLLREAGDRFKLLVVTEVMEIGQIELMLPYVDLFQLGARNMQNFNLLRELGKIRKPVLLKRGIAATIEEMLLSAEYILAGGNYDVILCERGIRTFETYTRNTMDISAIPIVKKLSHLPMTADPSHGTGRRDKVAPMARAALAAGCDALLIEVHPDPDKALSDGPQSLYPTQFSQLMDELRMIAPAVGRSI is encoded by the coding sequence ATGATTATTGCCATGCAACCGGGTGCGACGGAGCAGCAGATCGATAAAGTAATCGAGCGCCTCGTCACTCGTGGATTTGAAGTGCATCGTTCCACCGGCGAGCAGCAGACAGTATTAGGCGCAGTGGGCGCGAAGGTCGATTTCGATATCCGCGAGATTGAACTGCTCGAAGCTGTCCAGCAGGTTCACCGCATCAGTGCCCCATACAAGCTTGTCGGACGAACTTTTCGTCCGGATGGCACAATCGTCAAGTTCGCAAACGGAGTAAGCATCGGCGGGAGCGAAGTTGTAGTGATGGCTGGCCCCTGTTCCGTGGAGTCACGCGAGCAACTGCTGTCAGCGGCGGAGCAAGTCGCAAAGGCAGGCGCAAAGTTTCTCCGAGGAGGCGCCTTTAAACCTCGAAGCTCGCCTTATTCCTTCCAGGGCATGGGAGTCGAAGGACTAAAGCTGCTGCGCGAAGCCGGCGACCGGTTCAAACTTCTCGTCGTCACCGAAGTCATGGAGATCGGCCAAATTGAGCTCATGTTGCCTTATGTGGATCTCTTTCAACTCGGAGCGCGGAACATGCAAAACTTCAATCTGCTGCGCGAACTCGGAAAAATTCGAAAGCCGGTCCTGTTGAAGCGGGGAATCGCAGCGACTATAGAGGAGATGCTGCTTTCGGCGGAGTACATTTTAGCCGGCGGAAACTACGACGTGATTCTATGCGAACGCGGCATTCGCACCTTCGAAACTTATACCCGTAACACGATGGACATCTCTGCCATTCCCATTGTGAAGAAACTATCACACCTGCCCATGACTGCCGATCCATCGCATGGCACCGGCCGCCGGGATAAAGTTGCACCGATGGCGCGCGCCGCGCTCGCGGCTGGCTGCGATGCGCTCCTGATCGAAGTCCACCCTGATCCTGACAAGGCTTTGTCGGATGGTCCGCAGTCGTTATATCCCACGCAGTTCTCACAGTTAATGGACGAGTTGCGCATGATTGCGCCCGCTGTAGGAAGAAGTATCTAA
- a CDS encoding chorismate mutase encodes MTIEDWRTKIDEMDLKLVELINQRAAAAREIGKLKNNTNLPIYEPEREKKILEAVKKANRGPLPDSEVQHVFERIIDVMRKLQQQEIHRQKAPSSGETEFDLEVNE; translated from the coding sequence ATGACTATAGAAGACTGGCGTACGAAAATCGATGAAATGGACCTCAAACTCGTTGAGCTGATCAACCAGCGCGCCGCGGCCGCGCGAGAGATCGGCAAGCTTAAGAACAATACGAATCTTCCCATTTACGAACCGGAGCGCGAAAAGAAGATTCTGGAGGCGGTGAAGAAGGCAAATAGGGGTCCATTACCCGATAGCGAGGTTCAGCATGTATTCGAGCGAATCATCGATGTTATGCGCAAGCTGCAGCAGCAGGAGATCCATCGGCAGAAGGCGCCATCTTCGGGAGAAACCGAGTTCGATTTAGAAGTGAACGAGTAG
- a CDS encoding tryptophan synthase subunit alpha produces MIAFENQPGLVAYLTCGDPDLATSRAVALAAIDAGADVLELGIPFSDPVADGPVIQRASERALRCGTSLTQCIALGAELRKARPKAGLIIFSYLNPVLRVGISSFTQQLTSAGIDGALITDLTIEEATEYIETMHAHNLATVFLVAPTSTDARLKTIAEQSRGFVYALSRTGITGEQQQIAADAAQLVARVRRFSSMPIAVGFGISNAQQFQAVGEFADAAVIGSAIVNIVEKHGRNSAEPVANFIRGLRTEKSVAQSGALTK; encoded by the coding sequence ATGATTGCCTTCGAGAACCAACCGGGACTGGTGGCCTATCTCACTTGCGGAGATCCTGACCTCGCGACCTCGCGCGCCGTGGCGCTGGCAGCCATCGACGCCGGTGCAGACGTGCTCGAGTTAGGAATCCCATTCAGTGATCCTGTCGCCGATGGTCCCGTGATTCAAAGAGCAAGCGAGCGCGCGTTGCGCTGTGGAACCTCTCTCACGCAGTGTATTGCTCTTGGAGCGGAACTCCGCAAGGCCCGGCCCAAGGCGGGACTGATCATCTTCTCCTACCTAAATCCGGTTCTGCGCGTAGGGATTAGTTCGTTTACGCAACAACTGACCTCTGCCGGAATCGACGGAGCGCTCATCACCGATCTCACGATCGAAGAGGCGACCGAGTACATAGAGACGATGCATGCTCACAACCTGGCGACGGTATTTCTGGTGGCTCCCACAAGCACAGATGCTCGCCTTAAGACAATCGCAGAGCAGTCGCGCGGCTTTGTTTACGCGTTGTCGCGAACCGGCATTACTGGCGAGCAACAGCAGATCGCAGCCGACGCCGCCCAGCTCGTCGCACGCGTTCGGCGCTTCAGTTCGATGCCAATCGCAGTCGGATTTGGAATCTCTAACGCACAACAATTTCAGGCGGTCGGTGAGTTTGCTGATGCAGCCGTAATCGGCAGTGCAATTGTAAACATCGTGGAGAAACACGGGCGCAATTCCGCGGAGCCCGTGGCAAACTTTATCCGCGGACTGCGCACAGAGAAGTCGGTCGCGCAAAGCGGGGCGTTAACGAAATGA
- the trpB gene encoding tryptophan synthase subunit beta, whose translation MREVQIEPFGTLARAGRFGPYGGRYVPETLMAALEELEAAYENAKQDQEFQNEFEQLLHQYAGRPTPLFYAARLTKKLGGARIYLKREDLLHTGAHKINNCIGQALLARRMGKRRIIAETGAGQHGVASATVCALFAFDCVVYMGSEDMRRQELNVFRMRLLGAEVRAVNSGSCTLKDAINEAMRDWVTNVRTTHYLLGSVLGAHPYPVMVRDFHRCIGREAREQILAQVGRLPSAVIACVGGGSNAMGAFYEFLPDQQVRLIGVEAGGRGSDLGEHAARFRGGSPGVLQGTYSYVLQDDAGQIATTHSVSAGLDYPSIGPEHAALHDSGRAEYVAASDAEALEACVTLARTEGIVPALESAHAVAECIRRAPAMNQDEIVIVNVSGRGDKDMGILTKELKL comes from the coding sequence ATGAGAGAAGTGCAAATAGAACCTTTCGGCACACTCGCGCGAGCCGGTCGATTTGGTCCTTACGGCGGACGCTATGTTCCAGAAACGCTGATGGCCGCGCTCGAAGAACTCGAAGCTGCGTATGAGAACGCCAAGCAGGACCAGGAATTTCAAAATGAGTTCGAACAGCTGCTCCACCAATACGCCGGGCGTCCCACTCCTCTCTTCTATGCCGCCAGGCTAACTAAGAAGCTAGGCGGCGCGCGCATTTACCTCAAACGCGAAGATCTCCTTCACACCGGCGCGCACAAGATCAACAACTGCATCGGACAGGCTCTGCTGGCGCGCCGCATGGGCAAGCGCCGCATCATCGCCGAAACCGGAGCAGGGCAGCACGGAGTTGCGAGCGCCACCGTGTGCGCACTGTTTGCATTCGATTGCGTGGTCTACATGGGCAGCGAGGATATGCGACGCCAGGAGCTGAACGTCTTTCGCATGCGCCTGCTGGGAGCCGAGGTGCGCGCCGTGAACTCAGGTTCCTGCACACTTAAGGATGCCATCAACGAAGCGATGCGCGATTGGGTCACAAATGTGCGAACCACGCACTACCTGCTCGGATCGGTGCTGGGCGCTCATCCATACCCCGTAATGGTCCGAGATTTTCATCGTTGCATTGGGCGCGAAGCGCGCGAGCAGATTCTTGCCCAGGTCGGCCGACTTCCGAGCGCGGTGATTGCCTGCGTCGGCGGTGGCTCGAATGCAATGGGCGCGTTCTACGAATTCCTTCCCGATCAACAGGTGAGGCTGATTGGGGTTGAAGCTGGCGGACGTGGTTCTGATCTGGGCGAACATGCAGCGCGTTTTCGCGGAGGATCGCCCGGAGTCCTGCAGGGAACTTATTCCTACGTTCTCCAGGATGATGCGGGACAGATCGCGACCACGCATTCGGTTTCCGCTGGACTTGACTATCCATCCATCGGTCCCGAGCACGCGGCGTTGCACGATTCCGGTCGCGCCGAGTACGTGGCCGCGTCCGATGCTGAAGCTCTTGAAGCTTGTGTAACGCTAGCCCGCACCGAAGGAATTGTGCCCGCGCTCGAGTCGGCGCACGCTGTGGCCGAATGCATTCGTCGCGCGCCCGCCATGAACCAAGATGAAATCGTCATTGTGAACGTCTCCGGCCGTGGCGACAAGGACATGGGGATTCTCACAAAAGAGTTGAAACTCTGA
- a CDS encoding N-(5'-phosphoribosyl)anthranilate isomerase — translation MAQVARRGGAIRREARGRKAVTWIKICGTTNGRDADIAIRAGANALGFVMAQSPRQVTDTDAYSIGTIVPKGIETVGVFVNEHIETVVKTARFCKFSAVQLHGEEDAGYVAEIRKDLPGIKIVKVIHADGFTKLRNHKPDFWLIDSARGSQRGGTGKTFAWREAQPMIKQLREPVIVAGGLNAENVRAALDILQPWGVDVLTGVESYPGRKHPGLVTQFIDAVRQFDAATAKVLQKERRR, via the coding sequence ATTGCGCAAGTTGCGCGCCGAGGCGGCGCAATTCGCCGGGAAGCACGAGGTCGCAAAGCAGTGACCTGGATCAAGATCTGCGGAACGACCAATGGGCGAGACGCCGATATCGCAATTCGCGCCGGCGCGAACGCGTTGGGCTTTGTAATGGCCCAAAGCCCGCGTCAGGTGACCGATACCGACGCGTATTCAATCGGAACGATTGTTCCGAAGGGCATAGAAACCGTTGGAGTGTTCGTGAATGAGCACATCGAGACCGTTGTGAAGACCGCACGTTTCTGCAAATTTTCAGCCGTGCAACTCCATGGAGAGGAAGACGCTGGTTACGTTGCTGAAATCAGAAAGGATTTACCGGGCATAAAGATCGTGAAGGTAATCCACGCAGATGGATTCACTAAGCTACGCAACCATAAGCCTGACTTCTGGCTAATTGACAGCGCGCGCGGCTCACAGCGCGGAGGTACCGGGAAGACGTTCGCGTGGCGCGAAGCCCAGCCTATGATCAAGCAATTGCGCGAGCCAGTCATCGTCGCTGGCGGTCTTAATGCCGAAAACGTCCGAGCCGCGCTAGACATTCTTCAGCCATGGGGAGTTGATGTTCTAACAGGAGTCGAGTCTTATCCAGGCCGCAAGCACCCGGGACTGGTTACACAGTTTATCGATGCCGTGCGCCAGTTCGACGCTGCTACAGCAAAAGTCCTGCAGAAGGAACGAAGGCGATGA
- a CDS encoding indole-3-glycerol phosphate synthase TrpC — translation MASILQQILSQTRARLSAGVSPSRLRELEKMAANHKPRGFRQALLRADANGPGVIAELKKASPSRGLIRDDFSVAELAPEMADAGAAALSVLTEEKHFQGALQNLRIASERVKIPCLRKDFIVDEIQLLEARAYGGDAALLIVAALSDSELRTLSASALNLELDILCEVHDEQELQRALAAGFGIIGVNNRDLRTFQVSLETSARLNAKIPLNAVRVAESGIHTGAEVARLRGMGYHAFLIGESLMRQPSPGDALRKLRAEAAQFAGKHEVAKQ, via the coding sequence ATGGCCTCCATTCTTCAGCAAATCCTTTCTCAAACGCGGGCGAGATTATCTGCGGGCGTGAGTCCCTCTCGTCTTCGCGAGCTGGAGAAAATGGCTGCCAATCATAAGCCGCGAGGCTTCCGACAGGCATTGCTGCGAGCCGACGCGAATGGCCCAGGCGTAATTGCCGAGTTAAAGAAGGCCTCGCCCTCACGTGGCTTGATTCGCGACGACTTTTCGGTGGCCGAGCTGGCTCCAGAAATGGCCGACGCAGGCGCGGCAGCGCTCTCGGTTCTGACGGAAGAGAAGCACTTTCAAGGCGCACTCCAAAACTTGCGTATCGCTTCAGAGCGCGTGAAGATTCCATGTCTGCGAAAGGATTTCATCGTCGATGAAATCCAATTACTCGAGGCGCGAGCCTACGGCGGCGACGCCGCCTTGTTGATCGTGGCGGCGCTCTCAGATTCCGAACTGCGCACGTTGTCAGCTTCGGCACTCAATTTGGAGCTGGACATTCTTTGCGAGGTGCACGATGAGCAGGAGCTACAGCGGGCGCTAGCTGCAGGCTTCGGAATAATCGGCGTCAACAATCGTGACCTTCGTACATTTCAGGTTTCGCTGGAGACCAGCGCCCGGCTCAACGCAAAAATTCCCCTCAACGCTGTGCGCGTAGCGGAAAGCGGGATTCACACTGGTGCGGAAGTTGCACGCCTGCGCGGGATGGGATATCACGCATTTCTCATCGGCGAATCTCTCATGCGCCAGCCAAGTCCGGGTGACGCATTGCGCAAGTTGCGCGCCGAGGCGGCGCAATTCGCCGGGAAGCACGAGGTCGCAAAGCAGTGA
- a CDS encoding carboxymethylenebutenolidase — MKRVLLFTLLLAVQSLTAQDWARAKLEKSPRHREWVRIKHDNRSVETFVAYPESKDKSPVVLVIHEIFGMSDWVQNLADELAEAGYIAVAPDLLSGIGPNGGRTSSFSDQSKITEAVSHLNPDQVTADLNAAADYAKKLPASNGTLFVTGYCWGGGQSFRFATNRNDLKAAFVFYGPPPDKDAMKRINAPVYGFYGGNDSRIDATIPQAKENMAAAGKTYVPVTYDGAGHGFMRAGEAPDASEGNKKAHDDAWARWKTLLAK, encoded by the coding sequence ATGAAACGAGTCCTGCTGTTTACTCTCCTACTTGCAGTCCAAAGTCTCACGGCACAGGATTGGGCGCGAGCAAAGCTTGAGAAGTCGCCGCGCCATCGTGAGTGGGTCAGGATAAAGCACGACAACCGCTCAGTTGAGACATTCGTCGCTTATCCGGAGTCGAAGGATAAAAGTCCCGTGGTTCTCGTGATTCACGAGATCTTCGGCATGTCGGATTGGGTGCAGAACCTTGCCGACGAACTTGCCGAGGCTGGATATATAGCCGTGGCTCCCGATCTGCTCTCTGGCATAGGACCCAATGGAGGCCGTACGAGTTCCTTTTCGGATCAGAGCAAAATCACCGAAGCGGTGAGTCACCTGAATCCCGATCAGGTCACGGCGGATTTAAACGCTGCTGCCGATTATGCAAAGAAGCTGCCGGCATCGAATGGCACGCTGTTCGTTACCGGATATTGCTGGGGCGGCGGGCAAAGCTTTCGTTTTGCCACCAATCGCAACGATCTAAAGGCGGCGTTCGTTTTCTATGGACCGCCTCCTGACAAAGATGCGATGAAGCGCATCAATGCGCCGGTCTATGGCTTTTATGGCGGCAACGATTCCCGTATTGATGCCACTATCCCGCAAGCGAAAGAGAATATGGCTGCCGCGGGCAAAACCTACGTTCCCGTTACTTACGACGGAGCAGGTCACGGCTTCATGCGTGCCGGCGAGGCTCCGGACGCGAGTGAAGGCAACAAAAAGGCGCATGACGACGCCTGGGCTCGATGGAAGACTCTACTCGCGAAGTAG